The following is a genomic window from Cervus canadensis isolate Bull #8, Minnesota chromosome 25, ASM1932006v1, whole genome shotgun sequence.
GGCAACTTTATCAGCAGGGCTAAGAAGGAGGTGAGGGAGTCCTGGCTCCACGAGCGAGCGGACTCTGTGCCTGGCAGAGAACAGGAGGGTGCGGCGTGAGGcagagggaggcggggaggggggcccACCTGCAGCAGCACCCCGCTGTGAGCGTCCACGTTGGGCCAGGGGTTCTTCGCCTTGCCCTGTTCCAGGAGGATGTTGGGCACGATCTTGTACAGCTGCGCGACCAGCTTGAACATGGGGTCCTGAGGCAGGTGCTTCAGCGCGAACTCTCGCTGACAGGTGTACCGAGGGTCAGTCTTCCTCAGCACCGCGTGGCCGTAGCCGGGGACAACCTGCAGAGGATGGGGTCGGGGGAAAACCAGTCGTATTCTCAGGCAGaaatctttgccttttctaaattcttcagggcagacaaatggaaaagaaatctcCTCTAATTCAGGGAGTTATCTCATTGTTTTCGCCTTCCTTCTTTTCAATTTATTGAACTTTAGTCTTGGCTTCTTTCTTAGTTGCTAAGTATCTCTGCTCACCCGTCCTGAGTTGAGTGTGTTCCAGATGTAGTCTCGTAACTTCTCATCTGACACGTCTTTGCCAACTTCCTTCTGAAGTTGTGTCAGCCAAACAAGCACTTCCTACGGGGAAGGTTTAGAGAATAAGAGTGTCAATGTATATGCCAGGAGAATGCCAGGATCAGAAACAAAAGCATGCCCGTGAGAAAGACATGGAGCAGAAGAGTCTTGCCTGGTTTGCCAGTCCATGCAGGGGCCCCGCCAGCCCATTCATGGCTGCCGCAAAGGACAGATAGGGGTCTGAAAGGGCGCTGCCCACCAGGTGGCTCGTGTGGGCACTTACGTTGCCGCCTTCATGGTCACtgtggggaagggagaaaggagagtcAAGGCCCAGAGCAAGGAGGGAAAAGGGCAGACGATGCCAACAGGGACCCTGCTGTCCTCTTTCTGTCACGGACTTGCCTGGCGATGGGGTCACACCAGCCCAGAGCCAGGCATCGATACATAAGCTCTTGTAAGAGGCGCCCCGATGGTCTTGCCGCCTTTGCTCACTAACCCACGGAGCTGAGGCGTTACTGGCTGAGGACGCCCGGCCGTGGGCCATGCTCCGCTTCCACTGCGCTGTAACAGCagtggccagcagagggcgctccGGGAAAGCCAAGGGGCTCCTCTAAGGGAGCAGCCAGCACCCTTTCCTGGCTAGAGGCGCTAGCTTCTTCCTGGTGTGGTTACAGTGATTTCACTAGACCTCCTGTGCCTTTGCCAACCCCTTTCACGCCCGCTATCAGTCCATATTCCGTGCTTCCGTCTCCTTGCTGCCTACCACCTGCTCCCAAAAGATGAGAATGTTaaggagctttttcttttttttctcttggtgcatcgtgtggcatgcaggatctcaattccctgacccgggattgaacccacaccctctgcagtggacgtgcagactcttaaccactggacttccagggaagtcccaaggagtTTCTCTTCATATTCACCACCGATCCAGCAACCTGCTGGCTGGGTCTCCCTCACCTGTGGATGGTGAGGTACAAGCGCATGAGCTCCGTGAACTGAGCGTCAGTGTAGCCTAGCATGTTGGTGAAATTGTGGGACCAGTCCAGCTTAGGGTCAATGGCCCCAATACTGCTGCCCTCTCGGTACAGATTCCGGTAGATCTTTGCTGCAACACAAGGGAGCTTTGCGATCAGATCCATACAGTCTTCGTAAATCAACtgatggggagaaaaggaaaatggagaaaaaagaagaggaattatCAACCAAGAAGAGTCAGGCAGGGATGGTGTCTCTTCTTCATGGACTGGGCTTTCCGGATTGATACAGATATTTGGATTATATGCTGGGTGGTTATAGATGGAGTAAATAACAACGACCATGTAACTGAGTAACTGTTATGACCCGGGTACTGCGTCAAGGGGGTTACACATGGTATCCCACGTCTATTAACATATTATTCCCAATTTTTCTCCATTCTACAGAATATATAATgaccttcattttacagaaaagggaaCTGACCCTCAGAACATTCAGTCAATGCCAAAGTCAAATTTCAAACCCTTACATGTTTCATCATGATCTTTTCCACTATATGACTTTGCACTCAAAGAATATGCTAAGACACTAGGTCTTAATAATTCTATGTTCCATCTTTCAAAGAAAATTCACCATATATGCAAAGGGTCAAACAGTGACATTCAGTCATTAGTTATTAACAAAGACTTCCATTTTTAAAGCACTTACTATGTAAAAAGGACTGTGCTAGAtagattattttcagtttttgcttttcttacaaCAGTCCTGTAAGGTAACATAtccctcatttgtaaaacttGGGGCACAAAATTACCCACTCAGCTAATAAGCATCATCTACTTAAATTATTAACTCATGGCCATGCTTTTTTCATCTGTACCCTTACTTTCCCCTCTCATCTCCCAAATTACTGAGTGAATCccagatatatataatatataacgtGTAAATATTTAAGCATGTATCTCTAAAAGAGAATCCAAGTCAAAAAACCATTattccactgaaaaaaaaaatttaacaaatctTCAGTATCATTAACTAATCAGTACTGAAATCCCCCCACACCTCATTGATTAAagttcccatttgtttgttttactgaaaAATAGCCCATATTACAATTGTCTGATGTCTCTGAAGTAGTTTTTAATCAATTTAAGTTCCCTCTTATGCTGTCCTTTTTTTACTTTGCAATGTACTTGTGGAAAATCAGCCTCATTTGTTCTGTAGACTCTCCCTTAATTTAGATTTTGCTGGTTATATACTTGTGATGTCATTTAACATGTCCCtctgtccattttatttctaACAAACTGATAAGAGATGGGAGGCTTGAGCAGATTcaggttcaatttttttttttttagcaagacTTTTTGATAAATAGCGCTATGTTCCTTTACTAAGAGAAACATATAACATCTGGTTGTCTTTTTGTGATGTTAATGGTTTGCTCAACTTTTATGtctcaattttatcttctcacagGGATTTTAAGTTCCCCTGGGGAGGGGGACAGGgtttttagtagttttttttggccacgctgcacagcttatgggatcttagttgactgaccaaggatggaacctgcgtcctctgcagtggaggcagagccctaaccactggattgctacAGAATTCCTATTTCTTCTGTTAGTAACAAAAAAATTCGGGAATTCCTTGGCTAGAACTTGGggttttcactgccaaggcctgggttcagttcccgCAAGCCGtgaggtgcagccaaagaaaacacaaagaaatttcCGCTTTCAGTCACAGTACATAGGAACCATGGAGAAAATACTTCCTGAATGATATTATACAGTGCTGTCCTATCAAGCTAACTGGCTAAATGTTCCTGTAAGAAGTAATGAGGTTTTAGTAGTTCTGCTGGAACAAAGAACAAAATCTATAATAAGTAccttaaatgagataatctatgTGAAGTCGTCTATTACTCAAGTACTCAgcattgaattttgtcaatgCCACCAAGATTCAATGAGAATACTGCCCAAACTAAAAAGCTACTTGAAGCGAGAAGTACTTAGctaacaagttcccaggagaTGACTTACATGATAATCATGCTATTAACCACACCTCCTTGCAGATTTACATCCCCCaaggaagtagatgttttccagAAGTATGCATCAACGGTATGCAGCTCTAAGGGCCCTGCACTATTAGCAGAATGCCAACAACAACACGATCCTGGGCTAGGCCAACTGGCATCTGTGGACTATGTACTAATTTTCACAATTATTTGTGAAGTATGAACAACCGATTCATAAAGAAACTACAAAAAGAAGATTGTTTCAACTTCTGCCACTGAGCATGAAGTTTATGAAGCAGCAAGTATCAGACCAGGTCTGACAGTGTAGGATCTTTACCCTGCTTTTTGTAGTGGAAAAGCTGTACTTTCAAGAGATTCAATAAATAAACACTCTGACAGAGAActccttatttcttctttatttatttcttcttttttttagttctaccactttattgccaccaacccatctccctccaccctcgtgcacacacgctcagtcatgtgaccccatggactgcagcccgccaggctcctctgtccatggacttttccaggcaagaatactggagtgggttgccatttccttctccatatttcttctttaataagCTAATAAGACTGAGGTGCTACTTAGCTACTGGTACTAACTCATTCTTCATCTTTAAAccctcagagaaaaaaaaaaaaaagaggacaaaaCATGCCACCACCGCAACTGCCTGGAATAAAGGTAACAAAACTGGCCATAATCATCACTGTGATCCAGCATCTCTAGGGCCAGAGAAATTCTGGCCAAGTACTTGGCaagcaatcatttaaaaaaaattttttattggagtatagttgatttacaatgttgtattactaATAGCTATCAATCATTATTaagaagacacagaaaatgaagagTCGGTATTAATGGTGAAGAGACCCTAGAGTGAAGCAAACTCGAGTCTCCACCAGCTACCAGCTGCGTGACCCTGGGCATCCTACCTTCTTTCTCTCATCTTCAACTTCGCCATTCAGTAAAAGGAGAATAAACAGTAAGGTCTACCTCGTGGGGTGGTTCTGACAGTTAAAGCAGATGAGCGTAAGCATTGAAGCCAATACTTGGCATGCTTTCAAGAGCTGCCTGTTAGGTGTTGGAATGATGATTTACTATGCAGTAAATAGCTTCAAACCCTACACACGCCGTCATAGGCCTTACCAGAAAAACCTGATCTGTCAGCTACTTTGCAAATTTTACCCAATCCAGCAGTATCTTAAGGCTACCTCACAGTTAAACAGCTTGTGCATCAGAATAATCTAGTcataagtgaagttaagtcaatTACAAAAAGACCTCTTTCACCTCAAGAGGTTACACTAGTTATCTAAAGTCATGTAAACTGCTACGGAAGGAAAGCTGTAGGCAGGTCATCCTTTTGCAATATATGTGAAACAGCATGAACTGAAGATTCTAGAAGAGACTTAGATCACATGTACTCTTTAACATAAAGTTTTAAACAGAAATAACCAGTTGAATGCTGTCAGGTAATTCCACTTAAGCAGAATGGTTAAATTAAGCAAGAGAGGGAACTAAATTGAAACAGTGCTTCAATGACCTTTGAGAGAGATACAAGACGTGGCAGCAAAATAGCACCGAGCTCCACTAGAGCGATGGCTGGCGCTAACTTTTGTTCAGTACGAGCTTATTAGACACACATCCTGAGGCTGACAGATGCATCAGGAATGCTTATAAATGCTCTCCAGGTGGGTAAAGTCCTGAGATACAATCTTTACCTCAAGACAGCCACCCTCAAGTGACATCTCCCCAGAGGTGGCAGAACAACCAACCAACAGCTGGTACACTGAATCGGAGGCGAGGGCAAGCAGAGGCAAGATTCATCTTCCTGACTCAACAAAGGGCAGTGTGAGGCAATGCAGCCTGCTTGGATACCTGGGAATATCTCACAGGTGTTTACTGCAAAGTATGAAGAACTCGACCACAGGCAACACAACAGCGTCACATTCCTACACCTTTCTTCTCAAGGCCAACCGGACTGGTATCAATTGCAcaccttctctccctctttccctcaaGAGCACTCAATTCTGTATACACAGCTGGCACTGAATAAATACTGACCAATCAAATGGAACGGGATTTGCCAAAACCCATGGAGATTTCATCAGACAAGTGGGCCATACTAGTCTATGAATAGTATGAACTCACAGTGAGCTCTTTAGGGGCTTTCTGGTCAAAAATCATTTAGGGCATCTGCTTTGCCAAAAGGGACTTTTCCATTCCTATACCACCTGTCtctaaataagaaacaaacaaacaaaaacagatgtccttCTGTAGACCCAGCAGATAAACGGCACTTCACCCAGTGTTTGTGAGGTACTGGAGAGAGGCGGGAAGGAACTGTGTCCCGCGCACGAGGACAAGGCCCAACAATCTCCTCACACTCTCACGACAGAGTTCACACTAGGAAAGTCACACTGTGTTTTCAGAGAAGAAAGCTCATTTGCTTTCTGCATCCTAATTCCAGGATACTAGCTACCCTTCCACTCCTGACAGGTATCTGGAGTGGGTTAGCCCAAACTGGCTGACTGCAATTGGTCCTTCCTAGACTCCAGAATTGCCTTAGGTGCCATTCTTCCAACTTAAAAAGGTTCTCATTTGAAGAGGAGAAAGGATCTTTTGGGGCCAGGGTATGTCTACTCTGTGAAACCTTCCTCAGGGACCCTGCAATTAAGCCACACCTTTTTCAAAGTTCCCACAGTGCTGTGTACACACCTCTATTACAGCAAGATTACTGAactgtgattcctttttatgtATATCACCTTCACTAAAATCAATAGCCTTGGTGATAGAAAGCATGTTTCATTCACCTTTGTAATTCCAATGACCCATAAAAAAAAGCAAGCCTacaataaaattttgttaaacgAATCTCTGGCATAGCTCAGGGTAGTAATTTTCCTAAGGACCcgtcattctttcttctttcttcacacTCAGCTCCTCTGAATCTGTCGAACATCAATCGTCACAGCAAAGTCTCCTACCTCCCAGTACTTGGCTCGGTTGACGCCCTCTGCGTACGCGCGGGCAAAGTTACTCTCGCTGTTGAGAGCTGTGACCGCTGCACTCAGCTGAGACATGGGGTGCAGGTTCGTGGGAAAGTTGTCCAGCATGGTGACCACGTGGGAAGGCAGAGCTGCCCTCTTTGCCCACTCCTGTGAGAGCCAAGATACCTGTGAAAAGGAAGACATCGCTCATTACACTAgacaaggaaaaagaagacaaataaaaagaCAGCAGGGGAcgtccctcatggtccagtggttaagaaatttgccttccaatgcaggggacatggaagGGAATTAGGATCTGACACGTTACTGGGCAACAGAGCCCACCCGCCGCAAGTGGAGAACAGAGAAGCgcatgtgctccagagcccgcgtgccacagctagagaagcctgcgtgccgcacagcacagcacagccaaaattaagaggagaaaacagacagacagtgagaattccctggtggtccagtggttaggactcagcgctttcactgctgggagCCTGGGTTGAATCTCTGGCTCTTGAGTAACTTGCAAAATGgtaactaagatcttgcaagctgccTGGTGtgtccaaaataaaaaattaaaaataaagaaaacgaAAAGACTGACCTCAAGTAAATAAAATCCAAGAGATTTCAATCCAGTCTACTTATAAAGCAGAACTCTGCTCTGATTTCCCTCCCCCTCTATAAACCACCACCCATAACCAGAACAAGATTAAGTGCTTGAGAttagaaaaaggcaaaggaggggAATGAGAAGGGCTAACGTCCTTCTGCTTACCTGTTCCTCTGCTGGGATCTGTCCAGTTACCAGCAGCCAAAACAAGCCCTCTGGCAAGGGTTCTTCCCCACCCTTAGCCTTTGGTAGCAGCTTCTGGCATTCAGGAATGCTGTAGCCTCTGAAACGGATGCCCTTGAGGAAGAGGAGTAAGGATTACAACTCAAAAATCACATAAATTGACTGACCTCACTTTCTTCAGACCTGTCAACAAATGTAAATCTTCGGGTAACTCACTCTTGCTTTGTACTTTCACTAGCTGATATATTTAAAAGGTAAAGTTATTCTGCAGCTACTCCATATGTACCTGTTTTCACCTTCCAAAATGCATAGGTATATGCCCCACTTTGTTCTCCTCACCCTCAGAGATTTAATCCACGGTGTGCCCGACTCAGTAAAGTCAGTGATCTCCAGTGATCGACAGGAGGTCTCTTACCTCATCAGGATCGAGAACTGATGTTTCATATACCAATCCCTTCATGCCTCGCATGCCACCATACAtctagagaaaagaagaggatgtAACAAGTTGTCCAAATAATTCAGGCAAGAGCTTGCTAGAACTTCATGGGATCTGGGGGAGGAAATTTAGTCTCTAACTTGCAAAACTTTGGGAGATTTCTGAGTTAACTTTCTATAGAATGTAATTTTGAAAGGAAGACTGCTAATGCTGGAAATGAATTTTGTAAGTTGAGAAATCACTATCTTTAGTTAGTGTTTTTGCCTGTGTTcccttttgtcatttttttctcctgcccGCTCTTCTCCCCCCTCATTCCCACCAACCAAAGTAAACAGAATGGGATTGACTATAGGGAAAGAAGATGGAGACCAATGGCTAAACAGTGCTATGAAATTATCATCTGAGCTGCTGAGATTCTCAGAACTGAAGAAAAAACCATCCTAAAGCTGTTCTATAAGGCCAGCTAGAGCTATGGTCTAACTGGATGATCAACACAGCATCAACTCAGAGACAGAGAACTTTGGGCCCAAAAGCTGAGGGGCTGGGAAAAGGAATAGAAACTTCATTCATCTTATCCCATACCTAAATTAGGTTAGCCTCAACTATCAAATCTGTAGAAAAGAACAGTCTGATTTCTAACAAACAGCATTAGCTTCAGCATTTCCCTATGTGGGACAGAATGCTCTGAACGGTCGGTGAAGAGAGTGGTACTTCTGTCAAAGCGTGTCACTGAGCCCCTTTTCCAGGCAAAAGCCCACCCCCTTACCATGTCCACCGTGATCTGGCCCACCACTGTCTTGCCATGTTGCTGCCTGAAGGTCTTAACTCTGGTCTGCTCCTTAGGTATCAAATCAGCCAATATGTCTTTCAAATTCTAAAAAGAGGAGTAGAAAGGCTAAATGATGATCgaaatattgattatatttctgCAAAGTTGATATGTTAAGACTGCTTTTTAGAATTTGGCTTTCtctgtcagggaagcctggtcaaCTACTCTGTACAGATGAGGGTAAAAGAATtaggcagaggaagaagggaatggggagttgtttaatgggtacagtttCAATTTGGGAAGACAAAAGTTTTGGAGATGAATAGTGATGATGtttgcacaataatgtgaattaCTTAACTACCCCTAAACTATAAACTTGAGAATAGTCTACTTTCTAATGAATACCATAAGCTCCAGCATTTCCTTTTATGGGACAGAATGCTTTGACTAGTTGGTGAAGAGAATGGTACTTTCGTTGAAGTGCGTCATAGAGCTACTTTTTTCCAGCCAAAATCCCACAGTCCTTATCATGTCCACAGTGATTTAGCTATCTTAAAATAGCAGTAGTAATAATGGCCATAACAAGAGTCCT
Proteins encoded in this region:
- the CS gene encoding citrate synthase, mitochondrial isoform X2; this translates as MENLKDILADLIPKEQTRVKTFRQQHGKTVVGQITVDMMYGGMRGMKGLVYETSVLDPDEGIRFRGYSIPECQKLLPKAKGGEEPLPEGLFWLLVTGQIPAEEQVSWLSQEWAKRAALPSHVVTMLDNFPTNLHPMSQLSAAVTALNSESNFARAYAEGVNRAKYWELIYEDCMDLIAKLPCVAAKIYRNLYREGSSIGAIDPKLDWSHNFTNMLGYTDAQFTELMRLYLTIHSDHEGGNVSAHTSHLVGSALSDPYLSFAAAMNGLAGPLHGLANQEVLVWLTQLQKEVGKDVSDEKLRDYIWNTLNSGRVVPGYGHAVLRKTDPRYTCQREFALKHLPQDPMFKLVAQLYKIVPNILLEQGKAKNPWPNVDAHSGVLLQYYGMTEMNYYTVLFGVSRALGVLAQLIWSRALGFPLERPKSMSTDGLMKFVDSKSG
- the CS gene encoding citrate synthase, mitochondrial isoform X1, which produces MALLTAAARLLGAKNASCLVLAARHASASSTNLKDILADLIPKEQTRVKTFRQQHGKTVVGQITVDMMYGGMRGMKGLVYETSVLDPDEGIRFRGYSIPECQKLLPKAKGGEEPLPEGLFWLLVTGQIPAEEQVSWLSQEWAKRAALPSHVVTMLDNFPTNLHPMSQLSAAVTALNSESNFARAYAEGVNRAKYWELIYEDCMDLIAKLPCVAAKIYRNLYREGSSIGAIDPKLDWSHNFTNMLGYTDAQFTELMRLYLTIHSDHEGGNVSAHTSHLVGSALSDPYLSFAAAMNGLAGPLHGLANQEVLVWLTQLQKEVGKDVSDEKLRDYIWNTLNSGRVVPGYGHAVLRKTDPRYTCQREFALKHLPQDPMFKLVAQLYKIVPNILLEQGKAKNPWPNVDAHSGVLLQYYGMTEMNYYTVLFGVSRALGVLAQLIWSRALGFPLERPKSMSTDGLMKFVDSKSG